The Mesorhizobium sp. AR02 region GGAGATCGACACCTTCTTGGCGCGGCCGAGCATGTTGAGGCCGACGTTCTCGAGCTTGATGCCGAGGTCTTCGGAAATGACCTGGCCACCGGTGAGGATGGCGATGTCTTCCAGCATGGCCTTGCGACGATCACCGAAGCCCGGCGCCTTGACGGCGGCGATCTTCAGGCCGCCACGCAGCTTGTTGACGACCAGCGTGGCCAGAGCCTCGCCTTCGACGTCTTCCGAGATGATGACCAGCGGCTTCGAGGTCTGCACGACGGCTTCGAGAACCGGCAGCATGGCCTGGAGGTTGGAGAGCTTCTTCTCGTGCAGGAGGATGTAGACGTCCTCGAGCTCGGCAACCATCTTGTCGGCGTTGGTGACGAAGTAGGGCGACTGGTACCCGCGGTCGAACTGCATGCCTTCGACGACTTCGAGTTCGGTCTCGGCGGTCTTGGCTTCTTCAACCGTGATGACGCCTTCGTTGCCGACCTTCTGCATCGCTTCCGCGATCATCTTGCCGACCGAAGCATCGCCATTGCCGGCGATCGTGCCGACCTGGGCGACTTCTTCCGAGGTCTTGATCTTCTTGGCGTTCTTGACGAGGTGAGCGACGACTTCGGTCACGGCCAGATCGATGCCGCGCTTCAGGTCCATCGGGTTCATGCCGGCGGCAACCGCCTTGTGGCCTTCGTGGACGATCGACTGCGCCAGAACGGTCGCGGTCGTGGTGCCGTCGCCGGCGATGTCGTTGGTCTTGGACGCGACTTCGCGGATCATCTGCGCGCCCATGTTCTCGAACTTGTCGGAAAGTTCAATTTCCTTGGCGACGGTGACGCCGTCCTTGGTGATGCGCGGGGCGCCGAACGACTTGTCGATAACGACGTTACGGCCCTTGGGACCGAGCGTGACCTTCACCGCGTCGGCCAGGATGTTGATGCCGTGAAGCATGCGCTCGCGGGCGTCACGGGAGAATTTTACTTCCTTGGCCATTTTTTAGCTCCGAAGGTCTGTGGAAGAGGCGAACTGGATTTCGGCGGTCAGAATGATGCCCATAATGTCGGATTCCTTCATGATCAGAAGGTCTTCGCCATCGAGCTTGACTTCGGTGCCCGACCACTTGCCGAACAGGATGCGGTCGCCCGCCTTGACGTCCAGCGGGACGAGCTTGCCGGCTTCGTCGCGGGCGCCGGAGCCAACGGCGATGATCTCGCCTTCCTGCGGCTTTTCCTTCGCCGTATCCGGGATGATGATCCCGCCGGCGGTCTTCGCTTCGGATTCGACCCGGCGAACGACCACGCGGTCATGCAGCGGCCGGAAATTCGTCTTAGCCATTTTTTGGATGTCCCTGGTGCGGATGTTGAACGGTGCTCCGTTGCCGGAGCGTGCGAGTGCTATCGTGGCGCTGAGACAGGCGTCTTCGCCGCCTGTGGGAGCAGGTGGATCGGTGGGCAGCGCCCGAGCTGGCTGAGTAACCTTCTTCATGTTGCCAAGCCTTACTCCAGTGCCATCTTTGACGGGGTCCGGGAGACCCGCAGCGGCAATATGTTTTGGTGAGGTGATCAGGGGACGTCTTCTCCTTAGTCGGTCACGTGTTTTCGGATGACGGCGAGGCTGGGCTGGCCGCCTGGGCCGGCCTATTTGCACAACCACGCCAGGGAAATGGACGAATCGGCCAGTAAGCCATTCCGATTATCGCCCCTTCTTTGGTTTCCTCCTTGGCCGCCGCTTTGAGCTTTTGGGAGAATCCCTTTGCGGAGCCACACAGAGAGCGCCGTAGCAAACCTTCTCACCCTTGTAGTTGGCCAAAGCCTGCAGCAACTCCGTAGAAGGTACTGTTCAGGTCGTGCGCGATCCGCTCCGGACCGTCCAGCGACTTCAGTGCCAGCTCGAGCAACTCGATCGCGCGATCTTTGTTGCCGCTCTCGTGATAGTACAGGGCTGCCACCGGATAAGGCGCCGGGGACTCGATCTGCAACACCACGTTGCTCTCCAAAGCTGTTGTCAAAGTTTGTGAGATTTTCTGCACGAGCTTAATTTCCCTCTTAGAGACGGCACACGGGTTCAGGGGAGAGGCCTCTCTTGCTCCATTATTTGTGCAAGGGTCATGCCAGCGAGCTCAGCGCGCATAGTGCATGAATATGCTTTGAAAAACCTCAGCAAGGCCCA contains the following coding sequences:
- the groL gene encoding chaperonin GroEL (60 kDa chaperone family; promotes refolding of misfolded polypeptides especially under stressful conditions; forms two stacked rings of heptamers to form a barrel-shaped 14mer; ends can be capped by GroES; misfolded proteins enter the barrel where they are refolded when GroES binds) — its product is MAKEVKFSRDARERMLHGINILADAVKVTLGPKGRNVVIDKSFGAPRITKDGVTVAKEIELSDKFENMGAQMIREVASKTNDIAGDGTTTATVLAQSIVHEGHKAVAAGMNPMDLKRGIDLAVTEVVAHLVKNAKKIKTSEEVAQVGTIAGNGDASVGKMIAEAMQKVGNEGVITVEEAKTAETELEVVEGMQFDRGYQSPYFVTNADKMVAELEDVYILLHEKKLSNLQAMLPVLEAVVQTSKPLVIISEDVEGEALATLVVNKLRGGLKIAAVKAPGFGDRRKAMLEDIAILTGGQVISEDLGIKLENVGLNMLGRAKKVSISKENTTIVDGAGKKAEIQGRVAQIKQQIEETTSDYDKEKLQERLAKLAGGVAVIRVGGATEVEVKEKKDRVDDALNATRAAVEEGIVAGGGVALLRASLAITVTGANADQTAGIAIVRRALQAPARQIAANAGAEASIVAGKILDNKDATFGYNAQTGEYGDMIAMGIVDPMKVVRTALQDAASVAGLLVTTEAMIAEAPKKDSAGGMPGGMPGGGMGGMGGMDF
- the groES gene encoding co-chaperone GroES, whose product is MAKTNFRPLHDRVVVRRVESEAKTAGGIIIPDTAKEKPQEGEIIAVGSGARDEAGKLVPLDVKAGDRILFGKWSGTEVKLDGEDLLIMKESDIMGIILTAEIQFASSTDLRS